A genomic region of Chondrinema litorale contains the following coding sequences:
- a CDS encoding LytR/AlgR family response regulator transcription factor, whose translation MNVLIVEDEKKTAELLKELIEDQPDYLVVNICDSVESTVAYLKKHQQKLDLIFLDIQLADSESFEIFDSVEVTTPVIFCTAFDEYVMQAFKSNGVDYILKPFKESDILQALGKIEKLRNSLTKGTLPPEQYKQFGNEKKEFQKSFIVRYREVMFPISVDDIAFILLENEIVHIFNFKGEKFAIFKKLDEIENAVDNKQFFRINRQMIVNRNAIKEIVPYFNRKVIVQLKINIPKKAIVSRLKVTPFISWIEKPE comes from the coding sequence ATGAATGTACTCATTGTAGAAGATGAGAAAAAAACGGCTGAACTATTAAAAGAGCTTATTGAAGACCAGCCCGACTATTTAGTAGTAAATATTTGCGATAGTGTTGAAAGTACTGTTGCTTACCTCAAAAAGCACCAACAAAAATTAGATCTCATCTTTCTAGATATTCAACTGGCAGATAGTGAAAGCTTCGAAATATTCGATTCCGTTGAAGTAACTACCCCAGTTATTTTTTGCACAGCTTTCGACGAATATGTAATGCAGGCTTTTAAAAGCAATGGCGTAGATTATATCTTAAAACCCTTTAAAGAATCTGACATATTACAAGCCTTAGGCAAAATAGAAAAGCTGAGAAACTCTTTAACTAAAGGCACACTGCCGCCAGAGCAATACAAGCAGTTTGGAAATGAGAAAAAAGAATTTCAGAAATCGTTTATTGTGAGATACAGAGAAGTGATGTTTCCTATTTCTGTGGATGATATTGCCTTTATTTTACTAGAAAACGAGATTGTACATATCTTTAATTTTAAAGGAGAAAAGTTTGCCATCTTTAAAAAGCTAGATGAGATAGAAAACGCTGTAGACAACAAACAATTTTTTAGAATTAACCGGCAGATGATTGTTAACCGCAATGCGATTAAAGAGATTGTTCCTTATTTTAATAGAAAAGTAATTGTACAATTAAAGATTAACATTCCAAAAAAAGCCATAGTAAGCCGCTTAAAAGTTACTCCATTTATCTCTTGGATAGAAAAACCCGAATAA
- a CDS encoding DUF2147 domain-containing protein yields MLRIPLYILILFANLDIVSLQPSADTIIGTWLNDEKSANIEIYKEDDKYFGKIVWLKEPKTPEGKTKTDVNNPDRDLRERPIVGLTIIYDLEYDDGEWVDGTVYSAKQGRTANCEITIKPDGNLLEITASKFGFSRTKIWTRI; encoded by the coding sequence ATGTTAAGAATACCCTTATACATTTTAATATTATTCGCAAATTTGGATATAGTTTCCTTACAACCAAGTGCCGATACTATTATCGGTACCTGGTTAAACGATGAGAAATCTGCCAACATAGAAATCTACAAAGAAGACGATAAATACTTCGGCAAAATAGTATGGCTCAAAGAACCCAAAACACCAGAGGGCAAAACCAAAACCGATGTAAACAATCCAGACCGCGATTTAAGAGAAAGACCTATAGTTGGCCTTACCATTATTTACGACCTAGAGTACGACGATGGAGAATGGGTTGATGGAACAGTTTACAGTGCCAAACAAGGCAGAACCGCAAACTGTGAGATCACGATAAAACCTGATGGTAATTTGTTAGAAATTACGGCTTCCAAATTTGGCTTTTCCAGAACCAAAATCTGGACAAGAATATAA
- a CDS encoding TolC family protein, with protein MKFSAIYYGLLILQGVLSSLYAQDSLSTVRLQSVSTAIDFALENNPDLNIYLLQQEKATSEFKTSKNYMLPEVSASASRQININLPTTILPGEIFGQPGETVAAQFGQKYTFNAGVTATKSILDWQAKTQKKIAEVNKELATLQTGAFEQKLKEQVALYYYTAIITKKALNINKSDLHVADSILLLTSQKFEKGLVDQFAVNQAEINANNIEQNINTNKILLAQSVNQLQIIMGLKSAEQLVFEEEVETKIKDWKYQSELGYDKNLSVYEYQFKSSELNLKLQKTAKLPKFNTTFYWGQQQFRDDFAIEFDSGSWTDYSYLFLSINVPVFTGFRNKNKIKTAQIESEIARTNFLNEQIKTEAKDELLLNEYRFSVDNMQAVYENFMLSSQNKDLSFEQYEQGIISLDQYFKTFEDYLKAESAYLNALSNTYSYYATLLSRN; from the coding sequence ATGAAGTTCAGCGCAATATATTATGGTTTGTTGATTTTACAGGGAGTGCTATCTTCGCTTTATGCGCAAGATAGTCTCTCCACTGTAAGGTTACAATCGGTTTCCACAGCCATAGACTTCGCTCTTGAAAACAATCCTGATTTAAACATCTATCTGCTACAGCAAGAAAAAGCTACTTCAGAATTTAAAACTTCTAAAAACTACATGTTGCCAGAAGTTTCGGCTAGTGCAAGCAGACAGATCAATATAAATCTACCCACTACCATTTTACCAGGCGAAATATTTGGGCAACCGGGAGAAACAGTAGCAGCACAATTCGGGCAGAAATACACTTTTAATGCAGGTGTAACAGCCACTAAAAGTATTTTAGACTGGCAAGCCAAAACACAGAAAAAGATTGCAGAGGTAAATAAAGAGTTAGCCACTTTGCAGACAGGTGCATTTGAGCAAAAATTAAAGGAGCAAGTCGCTCTTTATTACTACACTGCCATCATTACCAAAAAGGCATTAAACATCAATAAAAGCGATTTACATGTAGCAGATAGCATTTTGCTTTTAACCAGTCAAAAATTTGAGAAGGGTTTGGTTGATCAGTTTGCGGTAAACCAAGCGGAGATTAATGCCAACAACATCGAGCAGAATATTAATACTAATAAAATATTACTGGCACAGAGCGTAAACCAACTCCAAATAATTATGGGGCTTAAATCTGCCGAGCAATTGGTGTTTGAAGAAGAGGTGGAAACCAAAATAAAAGACTGGAAATATCAATCTGAACTTGGCTACGATAAAAACTTGAGTGTTTACGAGTATCAATTCAAGAGTTCTGAATTGAATTTGAAACTCCAAAAAACAGCCAAATTACCCAAGTTCAACACCACTTTTTACTGGGGACAACAACAGTTTAGAGATGATTTTGCCATAGAGTTCGACAGTGGTTCGTGGACAGACTACAGCTATCTGTTTCTAAGCATTAATGTGCCTGTTTTTACAGGATTTAGGAATAAGAATAAAATTAAAACTGCACAAATAGAGTCTGAAATTGCGCGTACCAACTTTTTAAATGAACAGATAAAAACAGAAGCCAAAGACGAGCTGCTCTTAAACGAATACAGATTTAGTGTAGACAATATGCAGGCTGTGTACGAGAATTTTATGCTCAGCAGCCAGAATAAAGATTTATCATTCGAACAGTACGAACAAGGAATTATTAGCCTTGACCAATATTTCAAAACATTTGAAGACTACCTAAAAGCCGAAAGTGCCTACTTAAATGCACTCTCAAATACATACAGCTATTATGCTACTCTATTATCTAGAAATTAA
- a CDS encoding efflux RND transporter periplasmic adaptor subunit produces MKAKKLYTILLIATYCLLLVSCSNKQTTMPVEKDVIDAVFASGHITTSDEYIVTANTEGYITKAYVKEGDSVKIDKPLFTLSNDVQSAQLENAIANYNEALSKANEDSPQIRQLQIQIEQAKNQLELDKKNYERYASLVKSNAVSQVEFDKIKLQFEASQNNLEVQEKSLADLKSNLNLNLDNAATQLKIQQENNSDYILSSSINGKVLDINKSQGELAKRGEAIARIGGGDIVIKLFVAEEDINYIIEGQKAVISLNTEKEKLYDAVISKVYPSFDKQEQSFIVEATFSGTTPKVYDGTQLQANIIIGEKQGVVIIPSEYLQKGDSVMLEDKNKKVAVKTGIKNDDWVEIIAGVNPSDKIAVK; encoded by the coding sequence ATGAAAGCAAAAAAACTCTATACAATACTGCTAATTGCAACTTACTGCCTTTTACTGGTAAGTTGCTCTAACAAGCAAACTACCATGCCAGTCGAAAAAGATGTGATTGATGCAGTTTTTGCCAGTGGCCACATCACTACGTCAGACGAATATATTGTAACTGCCAATACAGAGGGTTACATTACCAAAGCTTATGTAAAAGAAGGCGATAGCGTAAAGATAGATAAACCGCTTTTTACTCTTTCTAATGATGTGCAGTCTGCGCAACTCGAAAATGCCATTGCCAATTACAATGAAGCATTGAGTAAAGCAAATGAAGATTCGCCACAAATAAGGCAATTGCAAATTCAAATCGAACAAGCAAAAAATCAACTTGAACTTGATAAGAAGAATTATGAAAGATATGCCAGTTTGGTAAAGAGCAATGCTGTTTCGCAAGTGGAATTCGACAAGATAAAATTACAATTCGAAGCTTCTCAAAACAACCTAGAAGTACAAGAAAAATCACTGGCAGACTTAAAGAGCAACTTAAACTTAAACTTGGATAATGCGGCTACTCAGCTCAAAATCCAACAAGAAAATAATAGCGATTACATCCTTTCATCAAGCATCAACGGAAAGGTGCTCGACATTAACAAAAGCCAAGGCGAATTAGCAAAAAGAGGAGAAGCCATTGCCAGAATTGGAGGTGGAGATATTGTGATAAAGTTATTTGTAGCGGAAGAAGACATCAACTACATCATAGAAGGGCAAAAGGCGGTAATCTCGCTTAATACCGAAAAGGAGAAATTATATGATGCTGTGATTAGCAAAGTGTATCCCTCTTTCGATAAGCAAGAACAATCTTTTATTGTAGAAGCTACTTTTAGTGGCACCACACCAAAAGTTTACGATGGCACACAGTTACAAGCCAACATTATTATTGGTGAAAAACAAGGTGTGGTTATCATTCCCAGTGAGTATCTGCAAAAGGGAGACAGTGTGATGCTGGAAGACAAAAACAAAAAAGTAGCGGTAAAAACAGGAATCAAAAATGATGATTGGGTTGAGATTATCGCCGGAGTAAATCCTTCTGACAAAATTGCTGTAAAATGA
- a CDS encoding ABC transporter permease → MKFKIHRYIPFQKTNHKIAITHLTSNVKQVIVAMLSVTFGISMYVFMNGFMKGVNDTQTGLAFSTLSHVRIYNDLPEDNSNLLSRYVNNDVAVNIRNPKVIQYTEGIKNSKKIINQLKNYSEIDAVTPQVNINVFFRNGSIKVNGMLSGIDVENEDLLFQTSDYMVDGDWHELNHRNDGIILGQGLAKKLSLKVNDNIIVSTADGATRNYKIIGILATTLASVDNSKAYIKIGTARQILSKNMGYVTDIQINIKDFNTATKVAEEINPITNYKVEPWQEANGQLDAANALRNIIAVAVSLTILLVAGFGIYNIMNMSVNEKIREIAILKAMGFDGKDIVEIFLEQSIIIGILGGLVGMVFGYIISSIVDNIPFKIATLDSLPMEFQTVDYVMAFVFGVITTFVAGYLPARKASQVDPVEIIRG, encoded by the coding sequence ATGAAATTCAAAATACACAGGTATATACCGTTCCAGAAAACCAACCATAAGATTGCCATTACACACCTCACATCTAATGTAAAACAGGTGATTGTTGCCATGCTGAGTGTAACTTTTGGCATCTCGATGTATGTGTTTATGAATGGTTTTATGAAGGGTGTAAATGACACACAAACTGGTCTTGCATTTAGCACGCTGTCTCATGTGAGAATCTATAACGATTTACCAGAAGACAACTCTAATTTATTAAGCCGCTATGTAAATAATGATGTAGCGGTAAACATTAGAAATCCGAAAGTGATACAATACACTGAGGGCATTAAGAACTCCAAAAAAATTATCAACCAGCTTAAAAACTATTCTGAAATTGATGCGGTAACGCCACAAGTAAACATCAATGTGTTTTTTAGAAATGGTTCTATTAAGGTAAATGGCATGCTTTCGGGAATTGATGTGGAAAATGAAGATTTACTTTTCCAAACATCAGATTATATGGTAGATGGTGACTGGCATGAACTAAACCATAGAAACGATGGAATAATTCTGGGGCAAGGACTCGCCAAAAAACTCAGCCTAAAAGTGAATGATAACATTATTGTTTCCACGGCTGATGGTGCTACTAGAAACTATAAAATTATAGGAATTTTAGCCACTACCCTAGCCAGTGTAGATAACTCAAAAGCCTATATAAAAATCGGCACAGCCAGACAGATTCTATCTAAAAACATGGGCTATGTTACCGATATTCAGATCAACATTAAAGATTTTAATACGGCTACCAAAGTAGCAGAAGAGATTAACCCCATTACCAATTACAAAGTTGAACCTTGGCAAGAAGCCAACGGACAATTAGATGCGGCAAATGCTTTGAGAAACATTATTGCGGTAGCTGTTTCTTTAACGATTTTGCTAGTAGCAGGCTTCGGGATTTACAACATCATGAACATGTCTGTAAATGAAAAAATCAGGGAAATTGCCATACTCAAAGCTATGGGTTTTGATGGCAAAGACATAGTTGAAATATTTCTGGAACAATCCATCATTATCGGGATTTTAGGCGGCCTAGTCGGAATGGTTTTCGGCTACATCATCTCATCAATCGTAGATAATATTCCTTTTAAAATAGCCACCTTAGACTCATTGCCAATGGAATTCCAAACGGTGGATTATGTAATGGCATTCGTCTTTGGGGTAATCACCACATTCGTAGCTGGTTACTTGCCAGCAAGAAAAGCATCTCAAGTAGACCCTGTAGAAATTATAAGAGGTTAA
- a CDS encoding ABC transporter ATP-binding protein, with protein MKDLALSAKSIEKYFHQPQTFQVLKNINFEVKKGEFLALVGKSGSGKSTLLYVLSTMDTDYSGKLEINGSPVTGKTQNELAAFRNAHIGFVFQFHYLLPEFTAIDNVMLPALKLGNKPKEEIREKALANLDLLGLKPQAEKQANKLSGGQQQRVAIARALINEPAIIMGDEPTGNLDSKNTKIVFDIFKELAAERGQTIISVTHDDEFAANCDRVIELADGELV; from the coding sequence ATGAAAGATTTAGCATTATCAGCCAAAAGCATAGAAAAATATTTTCATCAGCCACAAACCTTTCAGGTTTTAAAGAATATAAACTTTGAGGTAAAAAAAGGCGAATTTCTGGCACTCGTTGGTAAGTCGGGTTCAGGTAAATCCACATTGTTGTATGTGCTATCTACCATGGATACAGACTATTCTGGCAAACTAGAAATTAACGGCTCACCCGTAACTGGAAAAACCCAAAACGAACTAGCCGCTTTTAGAAATGCACACATCGGTTTTGTATTTCAGTTTCATTACCTCTTGCCAGAGTTTACCGCGATAGACAATGTGATGTTGCCAGCATTAAAACTGGGCAATAAACCCAAAGAAGAAATACGCGAAAAAGCTTTGGCAAACCTCGATTTGTTGGGTTTAAAACCTCAAGCAGAAAAACAGGCTAACAAACTTTCGGGTGGGCAACAACAGCGTGTAGCCATTGCCAGAGCTTTAATAAACGAGCCGGCGATTATTATGGGTGACGAACCTACTGGCAACCTCGACTCTAAAAACACCAAAATTGTATTCGACATTTTTAAAGAACTCGCTGCTGAAAGAGGGCAAACCATTATTTCAGTAACTCACGACGATGAATTTGCCGCCAATTGCGACAGAGTAATCGAACTAGCTGACGGTGAATTAGTTTGA